From the genome of Luteipulveratus halotolerans, one region includes:
- a CDS encoding peptidoglycan DD-metalloendopeptidase family protein: MLLMTAVPLVAALMVVAVTAPAAGEELKAQQCQGGDSAVATGPWRVPTSKKYTITSGFGPRASPGGIGSTNHEGVDIKMLPAPDSVLAAAAGTVKVAGPYGGLGNAIVLDNGSGISTTYGHMSRLDPAMKVGAKVTIGQRLGQEGSTGNSTGPHLHFGVAINGRFTNPVPFMSQRGAPLNGQAVAPSQKPPADTPPADPAGEGGIGFQLPQPGQPRQDSLHNAPLPIPADIKAHYVRAANRYKVPWTLLAGIGMEETGHGRNNRPSSAGAQGLMQFMPSTFAEFGVDGGGDGIIDIRDDADSAMSAANYLTSSGATKGAEGVKRAIFAYNHAQWYVNDVLFYAAKYGGGTVLGDPTDCGTGEGEGNAQLPPLTNERVKRLLSWSRSQLGDRYVMGANGPDSWDCSSFSSTAYRQLGITMPRTAQAQQAWLASGNGFRVSPGEAKPGDLIFFDSYLGPNVIGHVEIVLDPAKHQAIGAQNPTVGVAVSDYDGTMRAKNIFQVWRVGNVSDKPSKKAT; encoded by the coding sequence ATGCTCCTCATGACCGCAGTCCCGCTGGTGGCGGCTCTCATGGTCGTCGCGGTCACCGCACCTGCTGCCGGTGAGGAGCTGAAGGCCCAGCAGTGCCAAGGCGGAGACTCGGCCGTGGCGACTGGGCCTTGGCGGGTGCCGACATCGAAGAAGTACACCATCACGTCCGGTTTCGGACCCCGTGCGTCGCCAGGCGGGATCGGCTCGACGAACCACGAGGGCGTCGACATCAAGATGCTCCCCGCGCCTGATTCGGTGCTGGCCGCCGCCGCCGGAACCGTGAAGGTGGCTGGCCCGTATGGCGGCCTCGGGAACGCGATCGTCCTGGACAACGGATCCGGGATCAGCACCACCTACGGCCACATGTCCCGACTCGACCCCGCCATGAAGGTGGGCGCGAAAGTGACCATCGGACAGCGGCTCGGACAGGAAGGGTCGACGGGAAACTCGACAGGACCGCACCTGCACTTCGGCGTCGCCATCAACGGCAGGTTCACCAACCCGGTCCCGTTCATGTCCCAACGGGGTGCGCCACTGAATGGGCAGGCCGTCGCTCCGAGCCAGAAGCCGCCCGCCGATACACCACCGGCCGACCCGGCCGGCGAAGGCGGTATCGGATTCCAGCTGCCACAGCCCGGTCAGCCCCGTCAGGATTCACTGCACAACGCACCGCTACCGATTCCGGCTGACATCAAGGCGCACTACGTGCGTGCTGCGAACCGGTACAAGGTCCCATGGACGCTGCTGGCCGGAATCGGCATGGAGGAGACCGGGCACGGCCGCAACAACCGACCGTCGTCAGCGGGGGCACAGGGCCTGATGCAGTTCATGCCCAGCACGTTCGCCGAGTTCGGCGTCGACGGCGGCGGCGACGGGATCATCGATATCAGGGACGACGCCGACAGCGCGATGTCCGCGGCGAACTACCTCACCTCCTCCGGCGCCACGAAGGGAGCCGAGGGCGTCAAGCGGGCGATCTTCGCGTACAACCATGCGCAGTGGTACGTCAACGACGTGCTGTTCTACGCCGCCAAGTACGGCGGAGGAACGGTACTCGGCGACCCGACGGACTGCGGCACCGGAGAAGGGGAAGGCAACGCCCAGCTCCCCCCGCTCACAAACGAGCGGGTCAAACGGCTGCTCAGCTGGTCCCGGAGCCAGCTCGGCGACCGCTACGTGATGGGCGCCAACGGCCCCGACTCCTGGGACTGCTCCAGCTTCAGCTCGACGGCCTACAGGCAGCTCGGAATCACCATGCCCCGCACTGCACAGGCCCAACAGGCCTGGCTAGCCTCTGGGAACGGCTTCCGCGTGTCGCCGGGTGAGGCCAAGCCGGGTGACCTGATCTTCTTCGACTCCTACCTCGGACCAAACGTCATCGGCCACGTCGAGATAGTGCTCGACCCCGCGAAACACCAGGCGATCGGCGCGCAGAACCCTACGGTGGGCGTAGCGGTCAGCGACTACGACGGCACGATGAGAGCCAAGAACATCTTCCAGGTATGGCGGGTCGGCAACGTCAGTGACAAGCCAAGCAAGAAGGCGACGTAG
- a CDS encoding ATP-binding protein: MGIDQLSGGSFFVDPLGWVLNDDISVTNPNIMQFGKPGRGKSGNTKAFCLRMMDFGYRTLILGDPKDEYEKLCRALGVEPFAIGPGMSARINPLAFGPLGQNWENLDRAEAQRRGAIIFGRWLTLVRGLVGSQRIGENRVPFGPTDEVVVKNALRSLTGYSAGASRLREITIPELWTLLDNPTEELIGECRYDSARHFLDETRLLRDALGQLVSGALAGLFDAHTTIDVDWMAPIQSLSLSRLDALGDDAMGIALTCLGSWGRGMREMAQPGDLRIVVRDEVWKQFRLGPEAVKAYDSDLRLSRAAGDIQWANAHKPSDPMSAGDQGSQAVAIAKDLMHLADVKILMGQDSAIGDELERILGLGPIARSLITGWGMQGKGRGLWVVGEQMYKVQTVLHPLERDLTFTNEAIESAA; this comes from the coding sequence ATGGGGATCGACCAGCTCAGCGGTGGCTCATTCTTCGTCGACCCGCTCGGCTGGGTCCTCAATGACGACATCTCGGTGACCAACCCGAACATCATGCAGTTCGGTAAGCCCGGCCGCGGCAAGTCAGGCAACACCAAGGCGTTCTGCCTTCGGATGATGGACTTCGGCTACCGCACACTCATCCTGGGTGACCCAAAGGATGAGTACGAAAAGCTCTGTCGAGCGTTGGGCGTCGAACCATTCGCGATCGGGCCGGGCATGTCGGCACGCATCAACCCCCTGGCCTTCGGCCCCCTCGGGCAGAACTGGGAGAACCTCGACCGCGCCGAGGCACAGCGTCGCGGCGCGATCATCTTCGGCCGTTGGCTCACCCTGGTACGCGGGCTGGTCGGGTCGCAACGCATCGGGGAGAACCGAGTCCCGTTCGGACCCACTGACGAGGTGGTGGTCAAGAACGCGCTCCGCAGCCTCACCGGGTATAGCGCCGGCGCCTCGCGGTTGCGTGAGATCACGATTCCCGAGCTGTGGACATTGCTCGACAATCCGACAGAGGAACTGATCGGCGAGTGTCGCTACGACTCGGCGCGGCACTTCCTCGACGAGACCAGGCTCCTGCGCGACGCCCTCGGGCAGCTGGTGTCCGGCGCTCTGGCCGGGCTGTTCGATGCTCACACCACCATCGACGTGGACTGGATGGCCCCCATCCAGAGTCTGAGCCTGTCTCGACTGGACGCTCTGGGCGATGACGCCATGGGCATCGCGCTGACCTGCCTCGGCTCCTGGGGACGAGGCATGCGAGAGATGGCGCAACCCGGCGACCTGCGAATCGTGGTGCGCGACGAGGTGTGGAAGCAGTTCCGTCTCGGCCCGGAAGCTGTGAAGGCCTACGACTCCGACCTGCGGCTGTCTCGCGCGGCCGGCGACATTCAGTGGGCGAACGCCCACAAGCCGTCCGACCCGATGTCCGCCGGCGACCAGGGCTCTCAGGCTGTCGCGATCGCGAAAGACCTGATGCACCTGGCTGACGTCAAGATCCTCATGGGACAGGACAGTGCGATCGGCGACGAGCTCGAACGCATCCTGGGGCTGGGTCCGATCGCCCGGTCGCTCATTACCGGCTGGGGCATGCAGGGTAAGGGCCGCGGCCTGTGGGTCGTGGGGGAGCAGATGTACAAGGTGCAGACCGTGCTCCACCCGCTGGAGCGCGATCTGACCTTCACCAACGAGGCGATCGAGTCCGCGGCCTGA